Proteins co-encoded in one Dendropsophus ebraccatus isolate aDenEbr1 chromosome 9, aDenEbr1.pat, whole genome shotgun sequence genomic window:
- the LOC138801138 gene encoding uncharacterized protein — protein MKRSSMTTTQTLSHMRCSTTATQTLSHMRRSAATTQTLSHETQHGHNPNPEPHEMQCGCNPNPEPHETQHGRNPNPQPHETQHGHNPNPEPHETQHDRNPNPEPHEEKQHDRNPNPEPHETQHDRNPNPEPHETQHGHNPNPEPHETQCGCNPNPEPHETQRGHNPNPEPHETQHGHNPNPEPHETQHGHNPNPEPHETQHDRNPNPEPHETQRGHNPNPEPHETQCGCNPNPEPHETQRGHNPNPEPHETQHGHNPNPEPHETQRGHNPNPEPHETQHGHNPNPEPHETQHDRNPNPEPHETQHDRNPNPEPHETQHGHNPNPEPRDAAWPQPKP, from the coding sequence ATGAAGAGAAGCAGCATGACCACAACCCAAACCCTGAGCCACATGAGATGCAGCACGACCGCAACCCAAACCCTGAGCCACATGAGACGCAGCGCGGCCACAACCCAAACCCTGAGCCACGAGACGCAGCACGGCCACAACCCAAACCCTGAGCCCCATGAGATGCAGTGCGGCTGCAACCCAAACCCTGAGCCACATGAGACACAGCACGGCCGTAACCCAAACCCTCAGCCACATGAGACGCAGCACGGCCACAACCCAAACCCTGAGCCACATGAGACGCAGCACGACCGCAACCCAAACCCTGAGCCACATGAAGAGAAGCAGCATGACCGCAACCCAAACCCTGAGCCACATGAGACGCAGCACGACCGCAACCCAAACCCTGAGCCACATGAGACGCAGCACGGCCACAACCCAAACCCTGAGCCACATGAGACGCAGTGCGGCTGCAACCCAAACCCTGAGCCACATGAGACACAGCGCGGCCACAACCCAAACCCTGAGCCACATGAGACACAGCACGGCCACAACCCAAACCCTGAGCCACATGAGACGCAGCACGGCCACAACCCAAACCCTGAGCCACATGAGACGCAGCACGACCGCAACCCAAACCCTGAGCCACATGAGACGCAGCGTGGCCACAACCCAAACCCTGAGCCACATGAGACGCAGTGCGGCTGCAACCCAAACCCTGAGCCACATGAGACGCAGCGCGGCCACAACCCAAACCCTGAGCCACATGAGACGCAGCACGGCCACAACCCAAACCCTGAGCCACATGAGACGCAGCGCGGCCACAACCCAAACCCTGAGCCACATGAGACGCAGCACGGCCACAACCCAAACCCTGAGCCACATGAGACGCAGCACGACCGCAACCCAAACCCTGAGCCACATGAGACGCAGCACGACCGCAACCCAAACCCTGAGCCACATGAGACGCAGCACGGCCACAACCCAAACCCTGAGCCACGAGACGCAGCATGGCCCCAACCCAAACCCTGA